The window CGTCGCCGGGCGATCTCCCGCGGCGGCAGCGCGTACTCGCGCATCGCTCTCGGGCTCCCCGTGAAGGATGTCACCGGCGGGTATCGCGCGTTCACCGCGGAGGCGCTCCGGGCCCTGCAGTACGACCGGACCGAGAGCCAGGGCTATTGCTTCCAAATCGACATGACGCGACGTGCGTACGATGCGGGGCTGTCGATCGTGGAGGTCCCGATCACGTTCGTGGAGCGTGAGCGCGGCGCGTCGAAGATGGGCGGCGGCATCGTGGTGGAGGCGATGCTGCGTGTGACGCTGTGGGGTGTCACCGGTCTGCCGCGCCGGTTCCGCAAGCGCACTCCGGCCCCGACCGCGGAGCCTGTGGCGCGGGCGTAGCCTGGCGCCATGGCTGAAGATCCTCTCGAGCGCTTCGGCGCCGTTCCCTCCTTCTCCGTGTCCAGCGACGACGTCGCGGAGGGCCGCCCGCTCTCCCGCGAACAGTGGGGCGCCGGCGGCGGCGGTGGCGACATCTCGCCGCAGCTGTCGTGGACCGGGTTCCCTCCCGAGACCAAGAGCTTCGCGGTGACGATCCACGACCCGGACGCGCCGACCGGTTCAGGCTTCTGGCACTGGGCCGTCTACAACATCCCGGCGACCGTGACCGAGCTCCCGACGGGCGCCGGAGCCGAGGGCGGCGGCGGCCTGCCGCAGGGCGCCGCGATGCTGTCCAACGAGCTGGGTGCCAAGAGCTTCACCGGGGCGGGGCCGCCTCCGGGCACGGGAACCCACCACTACAACATCGTCGTCCACGCCCTCGACGTCGAGCGACTCGACCTCGACCCGGCGTCGACCCCGGCGGTGCTGGGCTTCAACGTGCACTTCCACACGCTCGCCCGCGCCGTCCTCACCCCGGTGGCCACCGCCGGCGACATCTGATCCCGACCGCGACGGCCACGCCGTCGACGGCCTCGTCCGACGCGCCGCCCTCGCCGTGACCGTGGGTCAGTGCTTGACTCCGGTGACGGCGAGGACGCCGCCCAGCCCGATCATCAGCACCCCACCCGTCGCCCCGAGACGCTCGACGCGCTTGGGCGAACGACCGAACCACTCGCGGGCCGTCCCGGCGATGAGCGCCCAGACGCTGTCCGAGGCGAGCGCGAGCACGAGGAACACCACACCCAGCTCGAACAGCTGCAGGGGGACCGCGCCCGCCTGCTGATCGACGAACTGCGGCAGCACGGCCACGAAGAAGACGAGCGACTTCGGGTTCGTCACGCCGACCAGGAATCCTTCGCCGAGGATCCGCCAGCGCGATCGCGGAACCGGCGTCGCCTCGTGCGTGACCGCGGTGTGGCGGCGATGGCGGATGGCCTGGATGCCCAGGTAGACCAGGTATCCGGCGCCGACGAATTTGATCACGTCGAACAGCACGACGGACTGCGCCACGACCGCGCCGATGCCCAGCGCCACGGCGACGATCAAGGGCAGCATCCCGAGCGCGTTGCCCAGCACGCTGAGCAGGCCGCCGACCCGGCCCAGGGCGAGGGCCCGCCCGATCACGAACAGCACGCTCGGCCCCGGGATGACGATCAGCGCGAGCGACGCCAGTGCGAACGCCAGCAGAGCGGGGCCAGGAACCATGAGCCGAGCGTAGGGGAGGTAGGTTCGATACGTGAAGCTCCACAACGTTCGTGTGCACAGCAGCGAGGAGAACCTCGCCCGCCAGGATCAGCTGGCGTGGAAGATCGCGGAGGTCGCGACCGACCCGGTGGAGGTGGATGCGGACGTCACTGACATGGTGATCAACCGCGTGATCGACAACGCGGCGGTCGCCGCCGCGTCGCTGACACGCCGGCCGGTTGTGTCCGCCCGGGCGCAGGCGCTGGCCCACCCCATCCCGTCGCGCCAGCTCGAGGAGCTGACCGAGGCCGCGGAGCACCCGCAGGACGGCTCCACGGTGTTCGGCGAGTGGCCGACCACGAGGGTCTCGCCCGAGTGGGCCGCGTGGGCGAACGGCGTCGCCGTGCGGGAGCTCGACTTCCACGACACCTTCCTGGCCGCCGAGTATTCGCACCCCGGCGACAACATCCCGCCGATCGTCGCCGTCGCCCAGCACGCGGCCCGGGCGTACGGACTCACCGGACGCGACCTGGTCCGGGGCATCGCCACCGGCTACGAGATCCAGATCGACCTCGCGCGGGCCATCAGCCTGCACCGCCACAAGATCGACCATGTCGCCCACCTCGGGCCGTCCGCAGCCGCGGGGATCGGGACGCTCCTCCACCTTCCGGCCGAGACGATCTTCCAGGCGATCGGTCAAGCGCTGCACACGACGACGGCCACCCGTCAGTCCCGCAAGGGCGAGATCTCGAGCTGGAAGGCTCACGCGCCTGCCTTCGCCGGGAAGATGGCCGTCGAGGCCATCGACCGCGCGCTCCGCGGCGAGACCAGCCCTACCCCGATCTACGAGGGCGAGGACGGCGTCATCGCGTGGATGCTCGACGGGCCGGACGCGTCGTACGACGTCCCGCTTCCCGGCCGCGGCGAGCCCAAGCGCGCGATCCTCGACTCCTATACGAAGGAGCATTCGGCCGAGTACCAGGCCCAGGCGTGGATCGACCTCGCGCGCAAGCTGCACCACGAGCATCCGGAGGCGGCGGACCCGTCTCGCGTGGAGAGCATCGTCATCCACACGTCTCACCACACGCACTACGTGATCGGCTCCGGCGCGAACGATCCGCAGAAGTACGACCCCACGGCCTCGCGCGAGACGCTGGACCACAGCATCCCGTACATCTTCACCGTCGCTCTGCAGGACGGCGGGTGGCACCATGTCGACTCCTACCTGCCCTCGCGTGCGGCCCGTCCCGACACCGTCGAGCTGTGGGGCAAGGTCACCACCACGGAGGACGGGGAGTGGACCCGCCGGTACCACTCCACCGACCCGGCCGAGAAGGCGTTCGGCGGTCGCGTGGTCATCACCTTGGCGGACGGTCGCGTCATCGAGGACCAGATCGCCGTCGCCGACGCGCACCCTCTCGGCGCCCGCCCGTTCGCGCGCGACGACTACATCGCGAAGTTCCGCACGCTTTCCACGGGCGTGCTCGAGGACGCCGAGGTGGAGCGCTTCCTGACGCTCGCCCAGCGGCTTCCCGAGCTGAGTGCCGCCGAGCTCGGCGGTCTGACCATCACCGCGCGGACGGGCGTGCTCGCCTCGGTGCCCGCGCCGAAGGGACTGTTCTAGATGCTGTACTCCTCTGTTCCCGCTCACGAGAAGCGCGCCGCCTTCCGTGCCCGCCTCGCCTCCGGCGAGCTGATCCGCATGCCGGGCGCCTTCAACCCGCTGAGCGCCCGCCTGATCGAGCGCAAGGGCTTCGAGGGCGTCTACATCTCCGGCGCCGTGCTCTCCGCCGAGCTGGGGCTGCCCGACATCGGCCTCACCACCCAGACCGAGGTGGCCGGACGTTCCGCGCAGATCGCCCGCATGACCGACCTGCCTGCCCTCGTGGATGCGGACACCGGCTTCGGCGAGCCGATGAACGTGGCCCGGACCGTCCAGACACTCGAGGACGCCGGCGTCGCCGGACTCCACATCGAGGACCAGGTGAACCCGAAGCGCTGCGGCCACCTCGACGGCAAGCAGGTCGTCGACGAGGACACCGCGCTCAAGCGCATCCGCGCCGCCGTCGATGCGCGCCGGGACGCGAACCTGCTCATCATGGCCCGCACGGACATCCGGGCGGTCGAGGGCCTCGGAGCCGCGATCGACCGCGCGAAGGCGCTCGTCGACGCGGGCGCTGATGCGCTCTTCCCCGAGGCCATGGCGGACCTCTCGGAGTTCGAGGCGGTACGCAAAGCCGTGGACGTACCGGTGCTGGCGAACATGACCGAGTTCGGCAAGAGCGAGCTGTTCACCGTCGACCAGCTGCGCGACGTCGGTGTGAACATCGTCATCTGGCCGGTCTCCCTGCTCCGCCTCGCGATGGGTGCGGCCGAACGCGGCCTCGACCAGCTCCTGAGCGAGGGGACGCTGGAGCCGATGCTCGGCAGCATGCAGCATCGCGCGGATTTGTACGACCTGATTGACTACGAGGGATACAACGCGTTCGACACCTCGGTGTACAACTTCGAGGTGCGCCGCTAGGCATCGTCCGCGGCGATCCGCCGGGCCGGCGGCCCCGCCACCAGCAAAGGAGCTCACATGACCGACCCCGAGATCCACAAGGGCCTCGCCGGCGTCGTCGTCGACACGACGACCATCTCGTCGGTGAACCCCGAGACGAACTCGCTGCTGTATCGCGGCTACCCGGTGCAGGAGCTGGCACGGCACTGCTCCTTCGAAGAGGTCGCGTACCTCCTGTGGCACGGCGAGCTGCCGACGGATGACGAACTGGAGGCGTTCGAATCGCTGGAGCGCTCGATGCGCCGCCTCGACGACCGCACTCGTCGCGCCCTGGACGACATCCCGGCATCGGCGCACCCGATGGACGCGCTCCGAACGGCCGTGAGCCAACTGGGCGGGCTGGATGCGACGCTCCAGCAGCCCGACGGCATCCTCGACCGGGACCTCAACGAGGGTCGTGCGCTGTACCTGCTGGCACAGCTGCCCGCGATCGTCGCCTACATCCAGCGGCGCAAGCGCGGGCTGGACCCGGTCGAACCGCGTGACGACCTCGACTATTCGCGCAACTTCCTCTGGCTGACGTTCGGCGAGGTGCCCGACGACGTCGTGGTGGACGCCTTCCGCGTCTCGCTGATCCTGTACGCGGAGCACTCCTTCAACGCGTCCACTTTCACCGCCCGCGTGATCGCGTCCACCCTGTCGGACGTGTACTCGGCCGTCACCGGTGCCATCGGCGCCCTGAAGGGACCGCTGCACGGCGGTGCGAACGAGGCCGTGATGCACGCGTTCGACGAGATCGGCACCGCCGATCGCGCGGCCGAGTGGCTGGACACGGCGCTCGCCGAGAAGCGGAAGATCATGGGCTTCGGCCACCGCGTCTACAAGAACGGCGACTCCCGCGTGCCGACCATGCGCGAGGCGCTCGTGACCCTGGTGGAGCACTACGACCGCCAGGAGCTGCTGGATCTCTACGACGCCCTCGAGTCCGCCATGGCGGAGCGGAAGAACATCAAGCCGAACCTGGACTACCCGTCCGGGCCGGCCTACAACCTGATGGGCTTCGACACGGAGACGTTCACACCGCTGTTCGCCGCGGCTCGCGTGACCGGATGGACCGCGCACATCTTCGAGCAGTACGCCGCCAACTCGCTGATCCGCCCGCTGTCGCAGTACACCGGACCCACCGAGCGCCACCTCGAGCGCTGACGCGTCGGCGGTCCGGGGGAGCGGTCGGGCTGCGCCCGGCCCCGCCCCCGCGACCGCGGCGCGATTCAGCGGTAGAGCAGAAGGGCCTCGCCCTGACCGCCCCCACCGCAGAGCGCGACCGCCGCCCGCCCCGCGCCGCGTCGTGCCAGCTCGTGCGCCGCATGACCCGCCAGTCGGGCGCCGGAGGCGCCGATCGGGTGTCCGAGTGCGATCGCCCCGCCGTGGATGTTCACCTTGGCCGGGTCCAGACCGAGGTCCGACATGGACTGCAGCGCCACCGCGGCGAACGCTTCGTTGATCTCGATCAGGTCGAGTTCGGAGACGCTCCACCCGGCGCGCCGCAGCGCTGCGTCGATCGCGCGCGACGGCTGCGAGTGGAGGGAGTTGTCTGGTCCGGCGACCTGACCGCTCGCCCCCACCAGGGCGAGCCATTCCAACCCGAGCCGCTCCGCGTTCTCCCGGCTGGTCAGCACCAGTGCGGCCGCACCGTCGCTCAGCGGGGAGGAGTTGCCTGCGGTCAGCGTGCCGTTCGCTGCGAAGCTCGGGCGGAGACCCGCCAGGGTCTCGGGCGTCGAGTCGGGTCGCACCCCCTCGTCGGTGCTGATGATGACCGGGTCGCCCTTGCGCTGCGGGATCGTCACCGGTGCGATCTCGTCCGCGAACACCCCGTTCTGCGCCGCCGCCCCGGCTCGCTGGTGTGACCGCGCCGCGAACTCGTCCTGAGCCTCGCGCCGCAGGCCGAGCTTCTCCGTGTACTTCTCCGTGGACGCGCCCATCGACTCCCCGTCGAAGGCGTCCGTCAGCCCGTCGTGCGCTGCCGAGTCGAGCGCCTGGATGGAGCCGTAGTTCCAGCCCATCCGCGACCCGGGCAGGATGTGCGGCGCGTTCGTCATCGACTCCTGGCCGCCGGCCACGACGACCGTCGCCTCGCCCGTCCGGATGAGCCGGGCTGCGTCGATCACGGCGGCGAGGCCCGACAGGCACACCTTGTTGATGGTCGTGGCGGGCACATCCCAGCCGATCCCCGCGCCGATGGCCGTCTGACGTGCCGGGTTCTGACCGGCTCCCGCCTGGAGCACCTGGCCGAACAGCACCGTGTCGACCGCGTCCGCACCGACGCCCGACCGCTCCAGCGCGCGCTGGACGGCGATCGTCCCCAGCTGCACGGCGGTCAGCGAGGCGAGCGTCCCCTTGATCTTCCCCAGCGGGGTGCGGGCGGCGGACAGGATGACGACGTCGTCGGAACTCATGGGCTACTCCTTCGTGCCTGGTCCCTCCATTCTCACACCGACCGCACCGGTAGGCTTGGGGCTCGTGACCGCACGCGTTCTGATCAAAGACCTCGCCGCCCTGCCCGACGGCCCCGTAAGCGTCGCCGGATGGGTCGAGACCGTCCGCGACCAGAAGAAGGTGCAGTTCGTCGTCCTGCGCGACGAGTCCGGCGCCGTGCAGCTGGTCAACCCGCGGACGGTCGGTGACGACGGCGTGGTCGTGGCGGACGAGCCCGCGGTCACCATCTCTTCGCTGTCCCAGGGCACGTTCGTCCGCGCCACGGGCGAGCTGAAGCACGACGAGCGCGTCAAGCTCGGCGGCATCGAGATCCGGCTCTCGACCCTCGAGGTCGAGACGACCGCCATCCCGGAGACCCCGATCGCCGCCGACAGCGGCATCGACAAGCGCATGGACTGGCGCTTCCTCGATCTCCGCGAGCCGCGTCACAACCTGATCTTCCGCGTGCAGACGACCTTCGAGCACGCGCTGCGCCAGTACTGGGTCGACAACGGCTTCGTCGAGATCCACACCCCCAAGCTCATGGCCTCCGCCTCCGAGTCGCGCGCCGAGCTGTTCGAGCTGCCCTACTTCGAGACGACCGCCTACCTGGCGCAGAGCCCGCAGATCTTCAAGCAGATGGCCCAGGCTGCAGGCTTCGGCCGGGTGTTCGAGATCGGCCCGGCGTTCCGCGCCGACCCCAGCTTCACCAGCCGTCACGCGACCGAGTTCACGAGCGTCGACACCGAGATCAGCTGGATCGACAGCCACGAGGACGTCATGAAGGTGCACGAGGAGCTCCTCGTCGCCGGTTTCACCGCGGTGAAGGAGAAGCACGGCGAGGAGATCGAGCGCCTGTTCGGCGTCGAGATCACGGTGCCCTCCACGCCGTTCCCGCGCATCCCTCTCGCGGAGGCGAAGCGCATCGTCGCGGAGCGCGGCTACGAAGTGCAGCGCGAGGACGACGACATGGACCCGGAGGGCGAGCGCCAGATCTCCGCGTACGTGAAGGAGACCTACGGCCACGAGTTCGTCTTCCTCACGGACTATGCCGCGAGCATCCGCCCGTACTACCACATGCGTCATCCCGAGGACCCGTCGATCACGCGCAGCTACGACCTGATCTTCAACGGCGTCGAGATCTCCACGGGCGCCCAGCGCGAGCACCGCGTCGACATCCTCGAGAAGCAGGCGGTCGAGAAGGGTCTGTCCGTGGAGGAGCTCGAGGACGTCCTCGCGTTCTTCCGGTACGGCATCCCGCCGCACGGCGGCTTCGGCATGGGCCTCGCCCGGGTGCTGATGCTCATGCTGCACCTCTCGAACCTGCGCGAGACGACCTACCTCTTCCGCGGACCGACGCGCCTGACCCCGTAGCGGCGGAGCCTGCAGCGGGCAGCGATGTCCAGGCGTCGCCGGCCACGAGCACGTGGCCGAGGAAGCGGAGCCCGAGCGTCGCGGCGGACTGATCCAGCCGCCGGGTGAGCATGAGGTCGGCGACGGATGCGTCGAGCACGCCCGACGGGTGGTTGTGCGCCACGGCGAACGACCGTCCACCGCGGGTGAGGACCGCCTGCAGCACGTCCGCGGGCTGGATGGCGGACTCGTCGACTCCGCCGTCCCGCAGGAGGACGAGTTCGATGGGCCGGGAAGCCCGGTCGGCCACGACGACCACGAAGCGCTCGCTGTCGCGGTGAAGCAGCTCGGGCCGCACGACATCCGCGACGGCCTTCTGGTCGACCAGCCTGGTCCACGCCGAGGATGCACCGGCTCGCCGCCAGATCTCGGTGATGGCGACCAGCCGCCCCGCCGTGGCCGGCCCGACGCCCGGAAGATTCTCCAGGCGGGCGAAGTCCATCGTCGCCAGGCCGGGGAACCCGCCGGTGCGCCGGAGGACGGAGCGCGCCAGCGCCAGCACGCTGCGCCCCGTCTGCCCCGATCCCAGCACCAGCGCCAGGACCTCGTCATCGGTGAGCGATCCGATGCCCAGTCGTCGCATGCGTTCTCGCGGGCGGTCGTGATGGGGGATGTTCGCAAGTGCCTCACCCTCTTCTTCCTCGTCGGCCATGGCTCGACGTTAGAAAGGGATGCCCCCTGAGAGGTCGTGAAGGCGACGATCTGTGGACAACTTCTGCCGGCGGCTGTCTGTGGAGAAAGTGCGCTCATGCTGACCGATCCCGCGCTCAGTGAATTCAAGGGGAACCCCTCCGTAGACTGGACCGGTGGTAGCGAGCCAGGTCCACCTCGTCCGACATGGCGAGGTGTTCAATCCCGACGGCATCCTGTATGGCAGGCTGTCGGGCTTCGGCCTCTCCAAACTCGGCCACCGGATGGCGCAGGCCGCCGCGGACGATCTCGCGGAGCGCGGTCGGCCGATCACGGCGCTGCGCGTCTCCCCGCTTCAGCGGACCCGCGAATCCGCCGCTCCGATCGCCGCCGCCTTCGGGCTCGAGCCGATCGTCGACGAGCGCATCATGGAGCCGACGAACCGGTTCGAGGGCACGAAGATGAAGCTCGCCGTGCGGAAGCCCGCGTACTGGCCGTACCTCGTCAATCCTCTGCGGCCGAGCTGGGGCGAACCCTACGTGAGCATCGAGCGGCGCATGCTGCTCGCCGTCCACGACGCGTTCGAGTCGGTCGACTCCGGCGACGTCGTCCTGGTCAGCCACCAGCTCCCGATCTGGGTCACGCATCTCTCGGTCGCGGGCGAGCGCTACCCGCACGATCCGCGCAAGCGCCGCTGTGTGCTGTCGAGCATCACCACGTTCGAGCTCGCGGCGGCGGTCGCCCCGGAGACTGCGAGCGAGACGGGCGAGCCGTCCGCGGCCGCACCGTCAGGGCGTCTGGGCAACACCCCCGAGTCGCAGCGCCTCACCGAGGTCTCGTATGTCGAGCCGGCCGCGAGCCTCCTGGTCGCCGCCACCGATGTGGGGGCCGTGTGAGCATCCGGTCCCGCGTCCGTTCTCGCCTCGTCGCATCCGTCGTCGCCATCGCGGCTGCGACAGCGCTCGCCCTGACGGGATGCACCGCGAACGACAGCCTCGCGACGCAGTACCGGTCCGGCAACGGGCAGAACTACATCGCCGGCGACGGCACCGTCAGCGAGTACGCGGCAGGCAACCGTGGGGAAGCCGTCACCTTCACCGGGACGCTGCAGGACGGCAGCACCGTCAGTTCCCGCCAGTACGCGGGCAAGGTCCTGGTGGTCAACTTCTGGTACGCCGGATGCCCGCCCTGCCGGGTGGAGGCTCCCGCGCTGCAGGAGCTCAGCCAGAAGTACGCCGATCAGGGCGTCGACTTCCTGGGCGTCAACCTCTACGACTCGGCCCAGACCGCGGCGAGCTTCGAGAAGGACAAGGGAGTGACCTACCCGTCGGTGCTCGACCGCGACACCGGCTCGGTGCTCCTGGCGTTCAGCAAGACGGTGCCGCCGAAGGCCACGCCGACCACCCTGGTCGTCGACAAGCAGGGCCGTGTCGCCGCGCGCATCCTCGGCGCCATCCCGGACAAGAGCATCCTCGACTCCCTCATCTCCGACGCCGTGGCCGAGCACTGACGTGGGCGGCGTCGGTCAGATCGTCTTCAGCGGGCAGCTCCTGTTCGCGCTGCCGATCGCACTCCTGGCGGGACTGGTCTCGTTCGCATCCCCGTGCGTCCTTCCGCTCGTCCCGGGTTACCTCGCCTACGTCGGCGGCATCAGCGACCCGGGTGCGAAGCGCGACCGCTCGCGGCTGCTCACCGGGGTGGCCCTGTTCATCCTGGGCTTCGCCATCGTGTTCGTCGCCTATGGAGCCGCGTTCGGTGCGCTGGGCTACTGGCTGGTGCGCTGGCAGGATGTCGTGGTCCGCATCCTCGGAGCCCTCGTCATCGTGATGGGCCTCGTCTTCATCGGGCAGTTCTCGTTCCTGCAGCGGACCATCAAGCCGTCGTGGCGCCCGGCCACCGGGCTGATCGGGGCGCCGCTGCTCGGCATCGTCTTCGGCCTCGGCTGGACGCCGTGCATCGGCCCGACGCTCGCAGCCATCAGCGCGCTGAGCGTCGGCAGCGGCTCGCCCTGGCGCGGAGCGCTTCTCGGGCTGTTCTACTGCATCGGCCTCGGCATCCCCTTCCTCCTCGTGGCGCTCGGCTTCGACTGGGTCGCCGGCTCGGTGGCCTTCCTGAAGCGGCACATCCGGGCGATCAACATCATCGGCGGCGTTCTGCTGGTGGTCATCGGCATCCTGATGGTCACCGGCCTGTGGAGCGAGCTCATGTCCCAGTTCTTGGCGGTGATCCAAGGTTTTGAGCCGGCCCTCTGACCACATCGACTCGGCGCCCCCGCGCGAGGATCCCGACGTCGTCCAGCCGAAGCTGGGCCCGCTCGGGTGGCTCCGCTGGTTCTGGCGCCAGCTCACGAGCATGCGCACCGCGCTGTTCCTGCTCCTGCTGTTGGCGATCGCCGCCGTCCCGGGATCGCTGGTGCCGCAGCGCAGTTCCGACCCGAACGGTGTCACCAAGTACTTCACCGACAACCCGTCACTCGCGCCGGTTCTCGACAAGCTGCAGTTCTTCGACGTCTACACGTCGGTGTGGTTCTCGGCGATCTACCTGCTGCTGTTCGCGTCGCTGATCGGGTGCATCATCCCGCGCACCAGGCACCACTTCGATGCGATGCGGGCGAAGCCGCCGAAGACGCCCGTCCGGCTGTCGCGCATGGCCGGCTTCCAGTCGCGGATCCTCCCCGCCGACCTTCGCGGCCGCGGCGTCGACCCGATCGTGAGCGCCCGGGACGTGCTGAAGGCGAACCACTACCGCGTCGCCCTGTATCAGGATGCGCGGTCGACGTCGGTCTCGGCCGAGCGCGGCTACCTGCGCGAGAGCGGCAACCTCGTGTTCCATATCGCGCTGCTGGGCGTGCTGCTCGCGATCGGCGTCGGCGGCGGATTCGGGTACACCGGCCAGAAGATCGTGGTCGAAGGGCAGAGCTTCGTGAACAGCCTCCCGTCGTACAACTCGTTCAATCCCGGGCGCTTCTTCCGCGACTCCTCGCTCGCCCCGTTCTCGATCGCCGTGAACAAGCTCGACGTGGCCTACGAGACCAGGAACCAGGATGCGATCGGCACCCCGCTCGACTACACAGCTCATGTCACGACGAATGGGCCGGGGGATGCGCGAGCGAACACGGTGATCAAGGTCAACGACCCGTTGGCGATCGGCGGGACCAACGTGTACCTGCTCGGCAACGGCTACGCCCCGACGATCACGGTCAAGGACACGGCGGGCAAGGTCGTGTTCAGCGACTCGGTGCCCTTCATCCCGCAAGCGGATCCGAACCTGACGTCCCTCGGGTTCGTGAAGATCCCGGACGGGCTGAAGGAGCAGGTCGGGATGATCGGCTTCTTCTATCCGACCGTGACGGCGAGCCAGACCGCACAAGGCGCGCTCGCCTCCAAGTTCCCCGGGCTGCGGGATCCGGTGCTCAGCCTGAACGTGTACGCCGGCGATCTCGGCGTCGACGACGGGGTGCCCCAGTCCGTCTACAGCCTCAACACCGACACCCTGGAGCAGCTGGCCGGTCCGCCCACGAAGGCCAAGGCGCTCGAGCTCAAGCCAGGGCAGACGGTCGAGCTGCCGAACGGCCTCGGGACGATCTCACTCGACGGCGTCAAGCGCTTCGCGACCCTGGAGGTCCACCACGATCCCGCGCAGGTCTGGGTCCTGCTGTTCGCCGTGCTCATCCTGCTGGGGCTGCTGACCTCGCTGTTCGTCCCCCGGCGGCGGTTGTGGGTGAAGGCGATCGAGAACGCCGACGGCTCGCTCACTCTCGAGTACGCCGGTCTCGCCCGGGGCGACGACCCCAACCTCCTCGCGGCGGTGACGGCCGTCGCCGATCAGCATTCCCGGGTCCTCACCGGACCTCCGACGACTTAGGCTGGCATCGTGACCGAAACCCTGGCTCAACTGTCGACCGTGTTCCTGTACGCGGCGATGGGTCTCTATGCGGCGGCGTTCATCGCCTTCGCGCTCGATCTCGCCCGACGAGGCGCCCGGGCGACCGCAGTCGAGGCGGCCGTCGTCCCGAGCGCTGTCGCGCGTCGCGCCGAAGTGGCCGCACCGGTCGGCGCGCCGGCGCGGACGATCATCGGCGGCGCGCCTGCGGACACCCCGCCGCCGCCGTCCTCCGCTCTCGGCCGTCTGTCGTCGCGCATCAGCAC is drawn from Leifsonia shinshuensis and contains these coding sequences:
- a CDS encoding TlpA disulfide reductase family protein, which encodes MSIRSRVRSRLVASVVAIAAATALALTGCTANDSLATQYRSGNGQNYIAGDGTVSEYAAGNRGEAVTFTGTLQDGSTVSSRQYAGKVLVVNFWYAGCPPCRVEAPALQELSQKYADQGVDFLGVNLYDSAQTAASFEKDKGVTYPSVLDRDTGSVLLAFSKTVPPKATPTTLVVDKQGRVAARILGAIPDKSILDSLISDAVAEH
- a CDS encoding cytochrome c biogenesis protein CcdA; this encodes MGGVGQIVFSGQLLFALPIALLAGLVSFASPCVLPLVPGYLAYVGGISDPGAKRDRSRLLTGVALFILGFAIVFVAYGAAFGALGYWLVRWQDVVVRILGALVIVMGLVFIGQFSFLQRTIKPSWRPATGLIGAPLLGIVFGLGWTPCIGPTLAAISALSVGSGSPWRGALLGLFYCIGLGIPFLLVALGFDWVAGSVAFLKRHIRAINIIGGVLLVVIGILMVTGLWSELMSQFLAVIQGFEPAL
- a CDS encoding cytochrome c biogenesis protein ResB, producing MSRPSDHIDSAPPREDPDVVQPKLGPLGWLRWFWRQLTSMRTALFLLLLLAIAAVPGSLVPQRSSDPNGVTKYFTDNPSLAPVLDKLQFFDVYTSVWFSAIYLLLFASLIGCIIPRTRHHFDAMRAKPPKTPVRLSRMAGFQSRILPADLRGRGVDPIVSARDVLKANHYRVALYQDARSTSVSAERGYLRESGNLVFHIALLGVLLAIGVGGGFGYTGQKIVVEGQSFVNSLPSYNSFNPGRFFRDSSLAPFSIAVNKLDVAYETRNQDAIGTPLDYTAHVTTNGPGDARANTVIKVNDPLAIGGTNVYLLGNGYAPTITVKDTAGKVVFSDSVPFIPQADPNLTSLGFVKIPDGLKEQVGMIGFFYPTVTASQTAQGALASKFPGLRDPVLSLNVYAGDLGVDDGVPQSVYSLNTDTLEQLAGPPTKAKALELKPGQTVELPNGLGTISLDGVKRFATLEVHHDPAQVWVLLFAVLILLGLLTSLFVPRRRLWVKAIENADGSLTLEYAGLARGDDPNLLAAVTAVADQHSRVLTGPPTT
- a CDS encoding histidine phosphatase family protein; the encoded protein is MVASQVHLVRHGEVFNPDGILYGRLSGFGLSKLGHRMAQAAADDLAERGRPITALRVSPLQRTRESAAPIAAAFGLEPIVDERIMEPTNRFEGTKMKLAVRKPAYWPYLVNPLRPSWGEPYVSIERRMLLAVHDAFESVDSGDVVLVSHQLPIWVTHLSVAGERYPHDPRKRRCVLSSITTFELAAAVAPETASETGEPSAAAPSGRLGNTPESQRLTEVSYVEPAASLLVAATDVGAV